In Gemmatimonadaceae bacterium, the following proteins share a genomic window:
- a CDS encoding D-aminoacylase codes for MPTRRDFLRESASTAAMLAGAPSLLLRSRADADIVVRNGMVFDGTGATGREADVVITGGRIVSVATRSPEHGATEIDARGLAVAPGFIDIHSHGDGSLWDDPRSESLIRQGITTIVVGQDGSSRVPLRMGAESIDDARRQYGRFTDLWKALAQLQPSVNVASMIGLGTVRDVVIGGDNRKATPNELARMKEMVVQAIADGACGASSGLEYTPGAFAPRDELVELCKPLAARRLPYATHMRNEDDQLLEAIDEAIAVARGAGCPLQISHLKTQGPRNWSKLDGAFDRIAQARAGGCDAAFDRYPYVAYQTGLTNLFPVWSRDGSTDAFLKRLIDPPTADRIRREALAKVELIGGWDNVMIANVANPDDRAAEGQQLGKYAAAQGIDPYTMAMVLLQHSHADVGMVGFAMSEDNLDRILAHRYGMVCSDGGAFAVDGPTRRGHPHPRGLGTFPRILARYVCERKTLTLPQAINKMTALPASRIHLADRGRLAPRMAADVVVFDPATVQDTATYADPFQYPTGINTVIVNGVIALRDGERGGRHTGKALRAS; via the coding sequence ATGCCGACACGCCGTGACTTCCTGCGAGAATCCGCCAGCACCGCCGCGATGCTGGCGGGCGCACCCTCGCTGTTGCTTCGGTCGCGCGCCGACGCCGACATCGTCGTTCGGAACGGAATGGTCTTCGACGGCACCGGGGCGACGGGGCGTGAGGCCGACGTCGTCATCACCGGCGGACGCATCGTGTCCGTCGCGACGCGATCGCCGGAACATGGCGCCACGGAGATCGACGCGCGCGGCCTCGCTGTTGCGCCCGGCTTCATCGACATCCATTCGCACGGCGACGGATCGCTGTGGGATGATCCGCGCTCCGAGTCGCTGATCCGTCAGGGCATCACGACCATCGTCGTCGGCCAGGATGGGTCGTCGCGCGTTCCGCTGCGCATGGGCGCGGAATCCATCGACGATGCACGCCGCCAGTACGGGCGATTCACCGATCTGTGGAAGGCGCTCGCCCAGCTTCAACCTTCGGTGAACGTCGCGTCGATGATCGGACTCGGCACCGTGCGCGACGTCGTGATCGGCGGCGACAACCGCAAGGCGACGCCGAACGAGCTGGCGCGCATGAAGGAAATGGTGGTTCAGGCGATCGCCGACGGCGCATGTGGCGCGTCGTCGGGCCTGGAATACACGCCGGGCGCGTTCGCGCCGCGCGATGAGCTCGTTGAGCTGTGCAAGCCGCTCGCCGCACGACGTCTGCCGTACGCGACGCACATGCGCAACGAAGACGATCAACTCCTCGAGGCGATCGACGAGGCGATCGCCGTCGCGCGTGGCGCGGGCTGTCCATTACAGATCTCTCATCTCAAGACGCAGGGCCCGCGCAACTGGAGCAAGCTCGATGGCGCGTTCGATCGCATCGCGCAAGCGCGCGCCGGCGGGTGCGACGCCGCGTTCGACCGCTATCCGTATGTCGCCTACCAAACCGGACTGACGAACCTGTTCCCCGTTTGGAGCCGCGACGGAAGCACTGACGCGTTCTTGAAGCGGTTGATCGATCCGCCGACGGCTGATCGCATTCGGCGTGAGGCACTGGCGAAGGTCGAGCTGATCGGCGGCTGGGACAACGTCATGATCGCCAACGTTGCCAACCCAGACGATCGCGCGGCTGAAGGGCAGCAGCTTGGCAAGTACGCCGCGGCGCAGGGAATCGATCCGTATACGATGGCGATGGTGCTGCTACAGCATAGCCACGCCGACGTGGGCATGGTCGGCTTCGCGATGAGCGAGGACAATCTCGACCGCATTCTCGCGCACAGGTACGGCATGGTGTGCAGCGACGGCGGCGCGTTCGCGGTTGACGGTCCCACGCGGCGCGGTCACCCGCACCCACGCGGACTCGGCACGTTTCCCCGGATTCTCGCGCGCTACGTGTGCGAGCGGAAAACCCTCACGCTGCCGCAGGCGATCAACAAGATGACGGCGCTACCGGCGTCGCGCATTCATCTCGCCGACCGCGGACGACTGGCGCCCCGCATGGCGGCCGATGTCGTCGTGTTCGACCCCGCGACGGTTCAGGACACCGCCACGTATGCGGATCCGTTCCAGTATCCGACGGGAATCAACACCGTCATCGTCAACGGTGTCATTGCGCTGCGTGACGGAGAACGCGGTGGCCGGCACACGGGCAAGGCGCTGCGCGCGAGCTGA